The Actinopolyspora erythraea genome has a segment encoding these proteins:
- a CDS encoding substrate-binding domain-containing protein, with product MRFQARSMLAAACAVALLSTGCGTTSINAGSAGGPDPEEVCEGPTGDYTIGVSQANVAEPYRVRMNADIRRAAAKVEQFGEVQFLDAAQDNSRQVSQIRTLITKQVDLLIVSPNEAAPLTGVVSRAYNSGIPVVVLDRKVNGDSYSTFIGADNERIGRQAGEYFADRLLPDGGKVVELRGLSGSTPAAERGRGFRAGVRGSGIEIIASADGQWLRAEAQSKMDAVLKAHPRVDAVYGHNDPMAEGAHLAARSAGRAAGTEFVGIDGLPTPSGGIKAVQRGRLSATFVYPTGGEEAITAAKRMLIDCEPVPEKQTLPTRLVTPENAAKVYRRLNSR from the coding sequence ATGCGATTCCAGGCACGATCGATGCTGGCGGCGGCCTGTGCCGTCGCGCTGCTGAGCACCGGTTGCGGAACCACGAGCATCAACGCGGGCTCGGCAGGCGGACCGGACCCCGAGGAGGTCTGCGAGGGGCCCACCGGGGATTACACCATCGGTGTCAGTCAGGCCAACGTGGCCGAGCCCTACCGGGTGCGGATGAACGCCGACATCCGGCGCGCGGCCGCCAAGGTCGAGCAGTTCGGAGAAGTGCAGTTCCTCGACGCCGCGCAGGACAACTCCAGACAGGTCAGTCAGATCCGGACGCTGATCACCAAGCAGGTTGATCTGTTGATCGTCAGCCCGAACGAGGCGGCTCCGCTGACCGGCGTGGTCAGCAGGGCCTACAACAGCGGCATCCCGGTGGTCGTGCTGGACCGCAAGGTCAACGGTGATTCCTACAGCACGTTCATCGGCGCCGACAACGAGAGGATCGGTCGCCAGGCGGGCGAGTACTTCGCCGATCGGCTGCTCCCGGACGGCGGAAAGGTCGTCGAACTGCGCGGCCTGTCGGGTTCCACCCCCGCCGCCGAACGGGGCAGGGGGTTCCGCGCCGGTGTCCGCGGCTCGGGGATCGAGATCATCGCCTCGGCGGACGGGCAGTGGCTGCGGGCCGAGGCCCAGTCGAAGATGGACGCGGTGCTCAAGGCGCATCCCCGCGTCGACGCGGTTTACGGGCACAACGATCCCATGGCCGAGGGCGCCCACCTGGCGGCGCGGTCGGCGGGCCGGGCCGCCGGGACGGAGTTCGTGGGTATCGACGGACTGCCGACCCCCTCGGGCGGCATCAAGGCCGTGCAGCGGGGGAGGCTCTCGGCCACCTTCGTCTACCCCACCGGTGGTGAGGAGGCGATCACCGCCGCCAAGAGGATGCTGATCGACTGCGAACCGGTCCCCGAGAAGCAGACCCTGCCCACGCGGCTCGTCACTCCGGAGAACGCCGCGAAGGTCTACCGGAGACTGAACTCGCGGTGA